The following proteins come from a genomic window of Nicotiana tomentosiformis chromosome 12, ASM39032v3, whole genome shotgun sequence:
- the LOC104097411 gene encoding 3-ketoacyl-CoA synthase 17-like, with the protein MIPLQALQLSFLRLLFLTFFLHILFHLLTTHLHLFLYFFVCAFFSLLYYYHTRPHRVFLLNYSCYKPPPHRKCSYQIGESFLLKNVHLVQESIDFMRNIYLKSGLGDETYGPPFIFEEDKMPTLKSANQEAQEGIFSSIDDLLAKTLIDPQSIDIVIVTCGSFSPSPSLSSLIVNHYKLRSDVKTYNLSGMGCSSGVISIDFAARVLRGSQKVQNALVVITESITLNWYNGDNRSMLVTNCIFRVGCAAAIISNNPNLFQDAKMELVHSLRTHHGADDSAYKAAFQEEDDKGITGVSLTKDLIRVAGMNLRQHIKILAPRVLPMTQLANYAYSMIMTILSQGKSKPVVPDFTKAFDHICIHTGGKAVIDQVGRVLNLSDEVTEPAKMCLNRFGNTSSSLVFYELAYFEAKGRVKKGDKMWMIAFGTGFKVGSLVWKWIQDSKQDSDNPWNDCINNYPLKIW; encoded by the exons ATGATACCACTACAAGCCCTCCAATTATCATTTTTAAGACTTTTATTCCTCACATTTTTCCTCCATATCCTATTCCATCTCCTCACCACCCACCTTCACCTTTTTCTATATTTTTTCGTCTGTGCATTTTTCTCCCTTCTCTACTACTATCATACTCGTCCACATAGGGTTTTTTTGTTAAACTATTCATGTTACAAGCCACCACCACACAGGAAATGTTCTTATCAAATTGGTGAATCATTCCTACTCAAGAATGTACACTTAGTGCAAGAATCCATCGATTTCATGCGTAACATTTACCTTAAATCTGGCTTAGGTGATGAAACTTATGGACCACCTTTCATTTTTGAAGAAGACAAAATGCCTACACTAAAGTCGGCAAATCAAGAAGCTCAAGAAGGGATATTTTCTTCCATTGATGACCTTCTAGCTAAAACCCTAATTGATCCACAATCCATTGACATTGTCATTGTTACATGTGGAAGTTTTTCGCCGTCCCCTTCGCTTTCTTCACTCATTGTGAACCATTATAAGCTTAGGTCCGACGTGAAAACATATAATTTGAGTGGAATGGGATGTAGTTCTGGGGTTATTTCCATTGATTTTGCTGCTAGGGTTTTACGTGGAAGCCAAAAAGTCCAAAATGCCCTTGTTGTGATCACCGAGAGCATAACACTGAATTGGTACAATGGTGATAATCGTTCGATGTTAGTAACAAATTGTATCTTTCGTGTTGGCTGTGCAGCTGCTATTATTAGCAATAATCCAAATCTTTTCCAAGATGCCAAAATGGAGCTTGTTCATTCTCTTAGAACACACCATGGTGCAGATGATAGTGCGTATAAAGCTGCATTTCAGGAGGAAGATGATAAAG GTATTACCGGTGTTTCACTTACTAAAGATTTAATAAGAGTGGCAGGGATGAACCTACGTCAACACATCAAAATTCTCGCACCGCGAGTCCTTCCAATGACCCAACTAGCAAATTATGCTTACTCAATGATCATGACTATATTATCCCAAGGCAAATCAAAGCCAGTGGTTCCAGACTTTACAAAAGCTTTCGACCACATTTGTATACACACAGGTGGCAAAGCAGTAATAGATCAAGTGGGGCGAGTTTTAAACTTAAGCGATGAAGTGACAGAGCCAGCTAAAATGTGTTTGAACAGATTTGGTAACACGTCTAGTAGCTTAGTGTTCTACGAGTTGGCTTATTTCGAAGCAAAAGGAAGAGTGAAAAAAGGTGATAAAATGTGGATGATTGCATTTGGGACAGGGTTTAAGGTAGGGAGTTTGGTGTGGAAATGGATTCAAGATTCAAAACAAGATTCTGATAACCCTTGGAATGACTGCATAAATAATTATCCATTGAAGATTTGGTGA